A part of Terriglobus roseus genomic DNA contains:
- a CDS encoding DUF2950 domain-containing protein has product MTTLASPLSMLAQDHEKTFPSPQAATDAIVLALRTNNTKSLTELLGPEGRSLLNSGDAGSDKADIQAFLDAYDNHHGIMEGPGGIRILVVGPTQWPAPIPLRKSASGWYFDSAAGKQNLLFRRVGRNEFDAMKASQQLVKLQRTYALTAHDGVPAGTYAAHFWSRPGFHDGLYWNAKGDDTESPAGPLLAAASDQGYGIVRPTGSKPTPYGGYYYKILTTQGPHATGGARNYFTNGALTKGFAILAYPAGYKSSGVMTFMTDSHGRVYEKDLGPDTSKIAPSLTSFDPDPSWNLVQP; this is encoded by the coding sequence ATGACAACTTTGGCTTCTCCACTCTCCATGCTGGCGCAAGATCACGAAAAAACCTTCCCATCGCCACAAGCCGCTACCGATGCGATCGTCCTTGCTTTAAGAACCAACAACACGAAATCACTCACGGAACTGCTTGGTCCAGAGGGACGCAGTCTACTGAACTCGGGTGATGCGGGATCAGACAAGGCCGATATACAGGCCTTTCTGGATGCTTATGACAACCATCACGGAATCATGGAAGGACCGGGTGGCATCCGGATTCTCGTCGTTGGTCCCACGCAATGGCCAGCTCCCATTCCTCTTCGCAAAAGCGCTTCAGGATGGTATTTCGACTCGGCAGCCGGCAAGCAGAACTTGCTGTTTCGTCGTGTGGGACGCAATGAATTCGACGCCATGAAGGCCTCTCAACAACTCGTGAAGCTGCAGCGTACCTATGCCCTGACGGCGCATGATGGAGTACCAGCCGGAACCTATGCTGCACACTTTTGGAGCCGGCCAGGCTTCCATGACGGTCTCTACTGGAACGCCAAGGGGGATGACACCGAAAGCCCTGCAGGGCCGCTACTCGCTGCTGCGTCCGATCAGGGTTACGGCATCGTTCGACCGACCGGATCGAAGCCAACACCCTATGGTGGCTACTACTACAAAATCCTCACTACGCAAGGACCACATGCTACGGGTGGCGCGCGTAATTACTTCACGAACGGCGCGTTAACCAAGGGATTCGCAATCCTAGCTTATCCGGCAGGATACAAGTCCAGCGGCGTGATGACGTTCATGACGGATTCTCACGGTCGCGTTTATGAAAAGGATCTTGGGCCAGATACCTCTAAGATTGCTCCTTCACTTACAAGCTTTGACCCGGATCCTTCGTGGAACCTGGTGCAACCATAA
- a CDS encoding ATP-binding protein — protein MYLLDGGRLAPVYPSSSKSVLLRFLNGSSNDLHSLLEKAGSGMPAFWQRKHAIPAIDSGECVPASAINSMMVFPHSQDGFGQTVLILASHHEEIVWSADFAAQAKLLLDLMVHGEQARRLAEMAHSSTYAAELLLSSVPFPLAMLNASGRFISANSHFENVLGYSLQELWAMQYDDLFAGHRAGVVRKKKSDIQVGSPHDQMLMRKDGSTLLANVVVTTMEGLGSRQLVALKTISAVEGGERELEQRKGEIRVLTAQLLRSQEDERKRLSRELHDDIGQRLSLVTSQIASLSDDPLQALSDTCSGQLKHIHDELDTLCTDLHEMSHNLHSYKLQHLGLVPAMKAMCRDFGRPSFHVDLHIDEFADPVAEDIALCLYRVAQEALNNALHHANADKVCVIVTKLGATYYMSIQDTGSGFDTGVAKAGLGLISMTERVKLLNGEFRIHSMKGRGTEIWASIPEGLHSKMELGAMV, from the coding sequence ATGTATCTTCTGGATGGCGGCCGCCTAGCGCCGGTATATCCGTCCTCGTCGAAGTCTGTCTTGTTACGTTTCTTAAATGGAAGTTCCAACGATCTGCATAGCCTTCTGGAGAAGGCTGGCTCGGGAATGCCAGCATTCTGGCAACGTAAACATGCCATTCCGGCTATTGACTCCGGCGAATGTGTTCCGGCCTCTGCAATCAACTCAATGATGGTCTTCCCTCACAGCCAGGATGGATTCGGTCAGACCGTTCTTATCCTTGCTTCCCACCATGAAGAGATTGTTTGGTCTGCAGATTTCGCTGCTCAGGCCAAGCTTTTGCTTGACCTCATGGTTCACGGGGAGCAGGCTCGTCGGTTGGCTGAGATGGCTCATTCCTCAACTTATGCAGCAGAACTGCTTCTGTCCTCGGTTCCATTTCCTCTCGCCATGCTGAATGCCTCTGGGCGGTTTATTTCTGCAAATTCACATTTTGAAAATGTACTTGGATATTCGTTGCAAGAGTTATGGGCGATGCAGTACGACGACCTATTTGCAGGGCATCGCGCGGGAGTAGTTCGTAAGAAGAAGAGCGATATCCAAGTTGGTTCTCCGCACGACCAAATGTTAATGCGCAAAGACGGATCAACGCTGCTAGCAAATGTTGTTGTTACGACGATGGAAGGACTTGGTAGCCGTCAGCTTGTTGCGTTGAAGACAATTTCGGCAGTAGAGGGTGGGGAAAGAGAGCTCGAGCAACGTAAGGGCGAGATTCGCGTACTTACAGCACAGTTGCTGCGTTCCCAAGAAGATGAACGGAAACGTCTGTCGCGCGAACTACATGATGACATCGGGCAGCGGCTTTCCCTTGTAACCAGTCAGATTGCTTCGCTGTCGGACGACCCTCTGCAAGCACTGTCGGATACTTGCTCAGGGCAGTTAAAACACATTCACGATGAACTAGACACTCTCTGCACGGATCTGCACGAGATGTCGCACAATCTTCATTCCTACAAGTTGCAGCACCTTGGTTTGGTACCAGCGATGAAGGCAATGTGCAGAGACTTCGGGCGTCCCTCATTTCATGTGGATCTACATATCGATGAGTTTGCCGATCCAGTAGCGGAAGACATTGCTCTCTGTCTCTATCGCGTAGCTCAAGAGGCACTGAACAATGCTCTCCATCACGCCAACGCAGACAAAGTATGCGTCATCGTCACCAAGCTGGGTGCAACCTATTACATGTCCATTCAGGATACGGGGAGTGGATTTGATACTGGAGTGGCTAAGGCTGGACTTGGCTTGATCAGCATGACGGAGAGAGTCAAGCTGCTGAATGGAGAATTTCGAATTCATTCCATGAAAGGCCGCGGCACAGAGATATGGGCTTCCATTCCCGAGGGGCTTCATTCGAAGATGGAACTCGGCGCAATGGTGTAG
- a CDS encoding DUF4136 domain-containing protein, which produces MKTMLARTLLLFALSSTVAASAQKTSVDYDHSTNFSSYHTYSWGQVKTVDSIWADRIKNSVDQQLQAKGWTKVADGGDVAVAALGQARNQQEEQTFYSGGGWGWGPGVATTSTYNTRQGTLVIAMFDTKTKKLIWRGVSDGDLSGKPEKNIDKLNKSIAKFFKVFPPSK; this is translated from the coding sequence ATGAAGACCATGCTCGCGCGTACCCTGTTGCTGTTTGCACTCTCCTCCACGGTTGCTGCTTCTGCGCAGAAAACCAGCGTGGATTACGATCATTCCACCAACTTCAGTTCCTATCACACCTACAGCTGGGGACAAGTCAAGACCGTCGACTCCATCTGGGCTGACCGCATAAAGAATTCCGTCGATCAACAACTCCAGGCAAAAGGCTGGACAAAGGTTGCTGACGGTGGTGACGTTGCCGTTGCCGCGCTCGGACAGGCGCGCAATCAACAGGAGGAACAGACGTTCTACTCTGGTGGCGGATGGGGCTGGGGTCCGGGCGTTGCCACAACGTCCACCTACAACACACGGCAGGGGACGCTAGTTATAGCGATGTTTGATACCAAGACAAAGAAACTTATCTGGCGCGGTGTAAGTGATGGTGATCTATCAGGAAAGCCCGAGAAAAACATCGATAAGTTGAATAAGTCAATCGCCAAGTTCTTCAAAGTATTTCCACCTTCAAAGTAA
- a CDS encoding BamA/TamA family outer membrane protein produces the protein MTGIRSCLMFVVALLPSSLSAQNATPAASPQSQSDKAPILFGTNVDIDQGSKSKGASLGLGSYDSKKKDQKKKKHHGEFAIAPIPMVNPSIGNGGGLGGLYAVRLDGGPESEPSSLGAAGFITATGSWSAGLGGQIHLRDDKYRITVGGGGGKFNYNYFGVGTSSGGQSIPLSQTSKAFLIEPKMRVYRDWYLGPRYHIIGSTAGLNSTKLDPSKLPVPLPSTIDLRTAALGIRLQRDSSDSSFYPTKGSLFDTLADFYAPQLGGKRTYQNLTLAYNKYLSLGKKNVLAIHASSCMVTDGAPFYDVCELGMSKDIRGYQVGQFRDDRMLVGQMEFRRELFWRIGATAFAGAGAVAHDWGGFSNSEAEPGGGLGLRFILAKRNHINLRFDYAWGDSSHAAYVSLGEAF, from the coding sequence ATGACAGGAATTCGTAGCTGCCTGATGTTTGTAGTCGCCCTATTGCCGTCTTCGCTGAGCGCTCAAAACGCCACTCCTGCGGCCTCTCCTCAATCCCAAAGTGATAAAGCTCCGATTTTGTTCGGAACGAATGTGGACATCGATCAAGGAAGCAAGAGCAAAGGAGCGAGTCTTGGGTTGGGTTCTTACGATTCGAAGAAGAAGGATCAGAAAAAGAAGAAACATCATGGCGAGTTCGCGATTGCACCGATCCCTATGGTGAACCCTTCCATCGGAAATGGGGGAGGCCTGGGGGGTCTCTATGCCGTCCGTCTTGATGGAGGTCCAGAGTCAGAACCATCTTCATTAGGAGCAGCAGGTTTTATTACTGCGACCGGAAGTTGGTCAGCAGGCTTGGGTGGCCAGATCCATCTGCGCGACGATAAATACCGAATCACTGTCGGCGGCGGTGGGGGCAAGTTTAACTACAACTACTTTGGGGTTGGTACCAGCAGTGGTGGTCAAAGCATACCGCTTTCACAAACGTCGAAGGCGTTCCTGATAGAACCCAAAATGCGTGTCTATCGAGATTGGTATCTGGGGCCGCGTTATCACATCATCGGCAGTACAGCTGGTTTGAATTCGACCAAATTGGATCCCAGCAAGCTTCCGGTTCCGCTGCCGTCCACGATCGATCTTCGTACGGCAGCGTTGGGAATCAGGTTGCAACGAGACTCCAGCGATAGTTCGTTTTATCCAACGAAGGGATCGCTCTTCGATACGCTCGCTGATTTCTATGCACCGCAGTTGGGTGGTAAACGGACCTATCAGAATTTGACACTGGCGTATAACAAGTATCTTTCTTTGGGAAAAAAGAACGTTCTTGCGATTCATGCTTCTTCCTGCATGGTGACCGATGGTGCGCCTTTCTATGATGTGTGCGAACTTGGCATGTCGAAGGATATTCGCGGATATCAGGTGGGTCAGTTCCGTGACGATCGCATGCTGGTCGGACAGATGGAGTTCCGTAGAGAGCTGTTCTGGAGAATCGGAGCCACAGCATTCGCGGGGGCTGGAGCAGTGGCACATGACTGGGGCGGGTTCAGCAATTCGGAGGCAGAGCCCGGTGGGGGCCTCGGACTGCGATTCATCCTGGCTAAGCGGAATCACATCAATCTTCGCTTCGATTACGCATGGGGCGATAGCAGCCACGCTGCCTACGTCAGCCTTGGTGAGGCGTTCTAA
- a CDS encoding ATP-binding domain-containing protein: protein MTGADRAWAARYQAGDILHYVRGSKDNGIEPGSYAKVVKTEPKENLITVQRRDGVEVTYDPERLRGISAYREIDREFSIADRVQLTAPSRDLQVANRDLGTIKTFEPDGRITLRMDSGKDVTFDPKEMRHFDHGYAVTSHSSQGLTSQRVLVNMDTEAHPELINARFAYVSVSRASHDAHVFTNDASNLAERLSVDVSKTSALEFGKQAAHESLIASRQRDISSKPASLGLGLGR from the coding sequence ATGACGGGCGCAGACCGAGCTTGGGCAGCGCGCTACCAGGCAGGCGACATCCTTCACTACGTTCGTGGCAGTAAGGACAACGGAATCGAACCTGGCAGCTACGCGAAGGTGGTCAAGACCGAGCCTAAAGAGAACCTTATTACGGTTCAAAGGCGAGATGGAGTGGAGGTGACCTACGACCCTGAGCGGTTACGAGGCATCTCCGCCTACCGTGAGATTGACCGTGAGTTTTCCATTGCGGATAGGGTTCAACTCACAGCGCCGAGCCGCGACTTGCAGGTGGCTAATCGTGACCTCGGAACAATCAAGACCTTCGAGCCTGACGGGCGAATCACTCTGCGGATGGACAGTGGTAAAGATGTTACGTTCGACCCTAAAGAGATGAGGCATTTCGATCATGGGTATGCGGTCACCTCGCATAGTTCCCAAGGGCTCACATCTCAGCGCGTGTTGGTCAACATGGATACCGAAGCTCACCCCGAGCTCATCAACGCACGATTCGCCTATGTGTCCGTTTCACGCGCTTCCCACGACGCGCACGTGTTCACAAACGACGCCTCGAACTTGGCAGAGCGCCTAAGCGTAGACGTGTCCAAAACTTCTGCTCTGGAGTTCGGAAAACAAGCCGCACACGAATCGCTGATAGCTAGCCGTCAAAGAGACATTTCAAGCAAACCGGCCAGTCTGGGGCTCGGCCTGGGACGGTGA
- a CDS encoding DUF3300 domain-containing protein codes for MRHAGFVVPPLIVSLCALQTMAAVAPTLSYAQTAAAPAQTQTTTMPTQDQLNKLMSPIALYPDQLLSQICNAASDPQQIVNVDNWIHQQKGLTGEALSNAAQQQNFDPAFIALVNFPQVLDQMAQHVNDYAQIGYAYQANQKMVQDTIQSLRKQAQKAGNLKTNAQQKVEVQTTSGQQTIVIEPANPQVVYVPQYNPTVVYAAPPPGPSTGAVVATAVISFGAGIALGAWMNNSYPWGWGGWGWSWGHPPPPPPFRPPPPHWGPPGPGPGPRPYGPGGGGYGPRLNGGGGYRPPPPNGGGGHNGGGPPPNGGGGHNGGGPPPNGGGGHNGGPPNGNGGRATPPNGGGQNRYGALQSPQRTGSAPQAMSHSGYQQPRNDMGGAFHPGNGGTTRQAQSRGARSFGGFHGGGGRGGGGGRRGGGRR; via the coding sequence ATGCGACACGCCGGCTTTGTGGTTCCGCCGCTGATCGTTTCACTTTGCGCGCTTCAGACCATGGCTGCGGTAGCACCAACTCTTTCTTATGCTCAGACGGCCGCCGCACCGGCGCAAACTCAAACGACAACGATGCCGACACAGGATCAGTTGAACAAGCTGATGTCGCCCATAGCGTTGTATCCCGATCAGTTGCTTTCGCAAATCTGCAACGCCGCCAGTGACCCCCAGCAGATCGTCAACGTGGACAACTGGATTCATCAGCAAAAAGGTTTGACAGGTGAAGCACTGAGCAACGCAGCGCAACAGCAGAATTTTGATCCCGCGTTTATCGCTCTTGTTAACTTTCCACAGGTACTTGATCAAATGGCGCAGCATGTTAATGACTACGCGCAGATCGGGTATGCCTACCAAGCCAATCAGAAGATGGTTCAGGACACCATTCAGTCTCTTCGCAAACAGGCACAAAAGGCCGGCAACTTAAAGACGAACGCGCAACAGAAGGTCGAGGTTCAAACCACATCTGGACAACAGACAATCGTCATTGAACCTGCTAATCCGCAGGTAGTGTATGTCCCGCAATACAATCCCACGGTTGTCTACGCGGCGCCTCCTCCGGGTCCCAGCACAGGAGCGGTCGTTGCCACTGCGGTCATTAGTTTTGGCGCTGGAATCGCTCTTGGCGCATGGATGAACAACAGCTATCCGTGGGGATGGGGAGGTTGGGGTTGGTCTTGGGGACATCCACCACCGCCACCACCTTTCCGTCCACCTCCGCCACATTGGGGGCCTCCCGGCCCCGGACCTGGACCACGTCCTTACGGCCCTGGTGGCGGTGGATACGGTCCTCGTCTCAACGGAGGTGGCGGCTATCGACCACCGCCGCCGAATGGTGGTGGCGGACATAATGGCGGTGGACCTCCTCCCAATGGTGGAGGTGGACACAATGGTGGCGGGCCTCCGCCCAACGGTGGTGGCGGTCATAATGGTGGACCACCGAATGGAAATGGTGGTCGTGCAACTCCTCCTAATGGCGGAGGACAGAACCGATACGGGGCGTTACAAAGTCCACAACGTACTGGTTCTGCGCCTCAGGCCATGTCTCACTCGGGCTATCAACAACCTCGCAACGATATGGGCGGGGCATTCCATCCTGGAAATGGCGGTACTACACGTCAGGCACAGTCTCGCGGAGCGCGAAGCTTCGGTGGATTCCACGGTGGCGGCGGACGTGGTGGCGGTGGCGGACGACGCGGTGGGGGTCGCAGATGA
- a CDS encoding lipid-binding SYLF domain-containing protein, producing the protein MKTNRALLLLILGTVLPAFAQNKIDDRLGTSAEVLRQMIAHPDSIPKTYLDKAVCVLVFPAVKKVGVGLGVTYGRGVLVCRTGTDMTGAWSAPAMYKLDVGSLGLQLGRSETDYVMLLENKKSALKLLSGKLKLGADASAVAGPSGAKAVGANDTNFDVLTYTRAKGGLFAGASLGSASMATDDDANKAVYGKDISATEIVREGGVTVTPAGKPIVKVLNTASPSSR; encoded by the coding sequence ATGAAAACAAATCGCGCACTTTTGCTACTTATTCTTGGCACCGTGCTTCCCGCGTTTGCCCAAAACAAAATCGATGATCGTCTTGGTACCTCAGCCGAAGTGCTGCGCCAGATGATCGCTCACCCGGATTCCATCCCGAAGACCTATCTGGATAAAGCCGTGTGCGTACTTGTCTTTCCAGCCGTGAAAAAAGTAGGCGTGGGTCTTGGCGTTACTTACGGTCGTGGAGTGCTCGTCTGCAGAACCGGAACAGACATGACCGGGGCCTGGTCGGCTCCTGCCATGTACAAGCTCGATGTAGGCAGTCTCGGCCTGCAACTGGGCCGCTCCGAGACGGACTACGTCATGCTTCTTGAAAATAAGAAGAGCGCTCTCAAGCTGCTTTCCGGCAAGCTGAAGCTGGGCGCCGACGCAAGCGCAGTCGCAGGCCCCAGCGGTGCTAAGGCCGTGGGAGCAAACGATACAAACTTCGACGTTCTGACATACACCCGCGCCAAGGGCGGCCTCTTCGCCGGAGCCTCTCTCGGTAGCGCATCGATGGCGACCGACGACGATGCGAACAAAGCCGTGTACGGCAAGGACATTTCTGCAACAGAAATCGTCCGCGAAGGCGGTGTAACTGTCACACCCGCTGGCAAGCCCATCGTCAAAGTCCTGAACACGGCTTCACCCAGTAGCCGATAA
- a CDS encoding response regulator has product MQESLHRATLLCADDDASVTARVRAMLSDTYDIVATAGDGAEALEHALQLRPDFAILDISMPRMDGLTVARQMRKADSPTKVIFLTLIQDDDYIAIAKQIGNGYVLKKKLASDLVQALESAASGEFYCSI; this is encoded by the coding sequence GTGCAAGAATCTTTGCATCGAGCGACGTTGCTATGTGCGGACGATGACGCGAGCGTGACCGCGCGCGTACGCGCCATGCTGTCAGACACCTACGACATCGTGGCAACGGCAGGCGATGGTGCTGAGGCTCTGGAACACGCTCTTCAGCTGCGTCCCGATTTTGCCATCCTGGATATCTCCATGCCGCGGATGGATGGCTTGACGGTGGCTCGGCAAATGCGAAAAGCCGACTCTCCAACAAAAGTTATCTTTCTGACACTAATTCAGGATGACGATTACATAGCCATCGCAAAGCAAATTGGAAATGGATATGTTCTGAAGAAGAAACTCGCCAGCGACTTAGTTCAAGCACTAGAATCTGCTGCCAGCGGCGAATTTTATTGTTCTATATAG
- a CDS encoding DUF4436 family protein encodes MTVRALILLGIATMYFISLWFSQTEESRRALALTEAASADDYVQLDIRITGIDPVKALLYERIRLSPRGTLAIDRNRPAEDLTLLLNSVAGQQTIHFAKGERIEPVDAAVNLVGDNNKYPLDIYRADLDVLVSKKVARAPLGVPFVGPEPLVDPTEPGGLVVGAGDLEQSVPLPVRERVDASIPQFKFKGTVTHDDVKKLTQTHIAARRANSVIFSSVVIMVTMMGLAVSITAMAIKATRPGAQFDLLPLSLSISLIFGLPALRNTQPGVPGVGVLGDYVSFIWASLLVSLSAIALAWAWIFKTPQRTSDGKTRPDTESAPEIRDRN; translated from the coding sequence ATGACTGTTCGAGCTTTGATTCTGCTGGGAATCGCCACCATGTATTTCATTTCGCTCTGGTTCAGCCAGACGGAGGAGAGTAGGAGGGCGCTGGCTCTCACAGAGGCAGCGTCGGCCGATGATTATGTCCAGTTAGACATCCGTATTACAGGTATCGATCCAGTGAAGGCGTTGCTTTATGAACGCATCCGTCTGAGCCCGAGAGGAACGTTGGCCATCGACCGCAACCGGCCAGCGGAGGATTTGACGTTGTTGTTAAATTCCGTGGCAGGGCAACAGACAATCCACTTTGCAAAGGGAGAGCGAATCGAGCCGGTTGATGCTGCGGTTAATCTTGTCGGGGATAACAACAAATATCCCTTAGACATATACCGTGCAGATCTGGACGTTCTGGTTAGTAAGAAGGTAGCGCGTGCACCCCTGGGAGTGCCCTTTGTTGGGCCTGAGCCTCTCGTGGATCCCACCGAGCCGGGCGGCCTCGTGGTTGGCGCTGGCGATCTGGAGCAGAGCGTCCCTTTGCCTGTTCGAGAGAGGGTGGACGCCTCCATCCCACAATTCAAGTTCAAGGGAACCGTAACGCATGACGATGTGAAAAAGCTCACACAGACTCACATCGCTGCGAGGCGGGCCAACAGTGTCATCTTTTCGTCTGTTGTGATTATGGTCACCATGATGGGGTTGGCTGTCAGCATTACAGCCATGGCCATTAAAGCGACGCGTCCCGGGGCGCAGTTTGATCTGCTGCCTCTTTCGCTGTCCATCTCCCTCATTTTCGGGCTTCCGGCGCTTCGCAACACGCAGCCCGGTGTGCCAGGCGTGGGAGTTCTGGGTGATTACGTGTCATTCATATGGGCGTCGCTTCTGGTTTCGCTCTCGGCCATTGCTCTGGCCTGGGCCTGGATCTTCAAGACCCCTCAACGCACCTCGGATGGGAAAACCCGCCCAGACACCGAAAGCGCCCCGGAAATTCGAGATCGAAACTAA
- a CDS encoding response regulator, with protein MDRPGVLIADDHILIAEALRALLEPDYKVLDLVHDGKKLLSRAVELKPEIVILDLGMPLLNGIDAGQQLKKMLPRTKFVVVTMNEDPDVASVALHNWASGYLLKKSAGTELKRALGTILRGKTYVTPSIAQPLMDEFIRNPKPTKDKELTPRQREVLQLLAEGRSMKEAAAILDVAVRTIAFHKYKIMEEFGLKSNAELVRFALHERLVAEDPRFS; from the coding sequence GTGGATCGGCCAGGAGTTCTGATTGCGGACGACCATATCCTCATCGCAGAAGCCTTACGAGCGCTTCTCGAACCGGACTACAAAGTTCTGGACCTTGTCCATGATGGCAAGAAACTGCTGTCACGTGCCGTGGAACTGAAACCGGAAATTGTGATTCTTGACCTTGGTATGCCGCTTCTAAATGGCATCGATGCTGGTCAACAACTGAAAAAGATGCTGCCGCGAACAAAGTTTGTTGTCGTCACCATGAATGAAGATCCGGACGTGGCCTCGGTGGCGCTGCACAACTGGGCTTCTGGCTATCTTCTGAAAAAGTCTGCAGGCACAGAATTGAAGCGCGCATTGGGTACCATACTTCGTGGAAAAACCTATGTCACACCTTCCATCGCACAACCACTGATGGATGAATTCATTCGCAATCCGAAACCGACTAAGGATAAAGAACTGACGCCGCGCCAACGTGAGGTGCTACAGCTTTTGGCCGAAGGGCGCTCCATGAAAGAGGCTGCGGCCATTCTCGATGTTGCGGTGCGCACGATTGCATTTCACAAATACAAGATCATGGAAGAGTTTGGTCTGAAGAGTAACGCGGAGCTAGTGCGTTTCGCGCTTCATGAACGCCTGGTTGCTGAAGATCCACGGTTTTCTTGA
- a CDS encoding DUF481 domain-containing protein, giving the protein MAVNVVRHGRPMCCVEPRANRRPCAACWIWITIFVCTLMPSFAFASNRQKDDVITLKNGDIITCEIRSLEKGQLTVKQPNASSTVVLDWKSIATVRSKQLFVITDNNGKTFSGTMHQDAADSMLTVEGVTSISIPHGLVVNIQETDTRFFRSWRGDIDLGMSFAQSNSQKQVTLQGDLFSQTVKRVIGITASTQFTSQLETSNTRETDIKTEYFVQLRRTRWAEGGIANFLSSSAQKINLRTSLGAAIAMRPIISNKTDLTLIGGIAYTTENDSSAATSPRSNTVDSAFAVQYSTFRFDSTDFDTTVWVYPSISDGGRVRMTLNQDVYFKFYKDFYVRGSFYDNYDNRPVVSAPANNVGTSFTVGWSFR; this is encoded by the coding sequence GTGGCCGTCAATGTTGTCAGACACGGCAGGCCTATGTGTTGTGTTGAACCAAGGGCTAATAGGCGACCGTGTGCGGCCTGCTGGATTTGGATAACTATCTTCGTTTGTACGTTGATGCCGTCCTTCGCTTTTGCTTCGAACAGGCAAAAGGACGACGTCATTACTTTGAAGAATGGTGACATCATCACCTGCGAGATCCGTTCCCTCGAGAAGGGACAATTGACTGTCAAGCAACCGAACGCAAGTTCGACAGTAGTTTTGGATTGGAAAAGTATTGCAACGGTTCGCTCAAAGCAACTATTTGTGATAACCGATAACAACGGTAAGACATTTAGTGGAACGATGCATCAAGATGCTGCTGATTCCATGCTTACTGTGGAAGGTGTTACGTCCATTTCAATTCCACACGGATTGGTCGTAAACATTCAGGAAACCGATACAAGATTTTTTCGCAGTTGGCGCGGCGATATTGATTTAGGCATGAGCTTTGCCCAATCAAACTCTCAGAAGCAGGTAACGCTGCAGGGAGATCTGTTCTCACAAACGGTAAAACGCGTCATAGGGATCACTGCAAGCACTCAATTTACGAGCCAGTTGGAGACCAGCAACACACGCGAGACGGATATCAAAACGGAATACTTCGTGCAGCTTCGACGAACACGGTGGGCTGAAGGCGGGATCGCGAACTTTCTCTCTAGTTCTGCGCAGAAGATCAATCTGAGAACGTCTCTTGGTGCAGCGATTGCTATGCGCCCGATCATCAGTAACAAGACAGACCTAACCTTGATTGGCGGCATTGCCTACACCACTGAAAATGATTCCTCAGCAGCCACATCGCCACGCTCCAACACTGTCGATTCGGCATTCGCTGTGCAATATTCAACATTTCGTTTCGACTCCACCGACTTCGATACCACAGTGTGGGTTTATCCCAGCATCTCAGATGGCGGTCGCGTGAGAATGACGCTGAATCAAGATGTCTATTTCAAGTTCTACAAAGACTTCTATGTTCGAGGCAGCTTCTACGACAACTACGACAATCGTCCCGTGGTGTCGGCGCCTGCGAACAACGTGGGTACTTCATTCACAGTGGGCTGGTCATTCCGTTAA